In the genome of Brachypodium distachyon strain Bd21 chromosome 3, Brachypodium_distachyon_v3.0, whole genome shotgun sequence, the window ACCCCTCGCTGATTTGGAGATTGATTACCTCGCCACATGGGAGGAGCAGTCCCAATCTCTCTTTTGAAGAAATGAAATAGACACCCTCCTTGCGGTGCATTATGTCCTCAAGGTTCTCTTCGCCATCACAAGCAATACGAACCCAATGTGTGTCACGATGTTTCTAGACAGCAGCAAGACATGACGATGACGAGTTTACTTGTGCTATTGCGGTGACCGAGTATGGGGCGACTGGTGAGCCGGATAGGACAGCAGCTAGCAGCTTCACAGGGCGCAGCTCACTGTCAGCCATGATGGATACTGGCAAGTAATTAAATTGATTTCCCACTGTTCAGATTATATATTCGGTGCCGCAGGGGTTCCTTCTTCATGGAAAGTACCAGCCACCCACCCTCAAATGACCCACAAATACGGGCGTGCTGTCTGATCTGCTCTGGAAGGAGAAGCTGGTGCCATTCTTTAGTTTCAGTGCTATGGAACAGCGGATCTTCAGTTGAAAAAAGTACAAGCCAAGGGAGAGAAGCCTGCATGAACATCCCTGAATTGACAACCTGGCGCCAATGCTTGTTGACACCTGCTGCTGGCAGTCTCTGGGTATGGcaaggagggaggagggaaaCAACCATGATGATAAGATCATTGGGAAGATCGGCCCATGGCGAATCCATCACCATGGCCACTTCCTCCGGATGTGCCACGACGCCAGTCCCTGTCATTCCCTCCTCCAGCTCTGTAGTAGCCGCTGCAATGTTTTCCTGCAGGTAATTCAGATTTCGGATGAATCTAAATACAAGTTCAGCAACATTCAAGTGAGAGTAAGACTTCATCGACAGCGGGTGATCGATTCTAATGGTTGTCCTTTTGGTTGTACTCAACTTGAATCAGTTTGCCACTTGGTCCTTAAATGCCCCCGGTCTTGCGAGATTTTTCAACATCTGGGAATTGACACATCCAGTTATCACCATTGCATATCTCTGAACAGCTTTTAGAGTTATCGAGTCTTGTCTTGTGTTGCATTTTACGGCTAGCTAGATCAGAGCAGAAGCTAGAGGAATCAGGTTTCAGTTGGTGTTGCATTTTGCTGCTAGCCAGATCAGAGCAGAAGCTAGAGGAATCAGGTTTCAGTTGGTGTTGCATTTTGCTGCTAGCCAGATCAGAGCAGAAGTTAGAGGATTCAGGTTTCAGGTGTTGTTGCGTTGTGATGAGAGTCCCTGCATCGAATCAGAAGAAATAGCCCCGTAGGGGCCGGGTAAAACAGAAACAGGAGAAAGAAGATTGGGAGAGGAGTGGTGGGGAAGTGTACTATTGCCAGAGCTAGATGAAGAGTCGAAAGGAAACTCATCAGATGGTGGTGGGGAAGGAGGTGGTGTGGGTGGCAGCGAAAGATCAAGAAAACCACAAACGTCGATCCAAACAAGAGTACCTAGACCCCCTGCAGACCTAACCCACATGACTCTAGGAACATTGTTGATGCTCTCGACATGCACAATGATGGAGATGGTGGATAAATCAGCAAGAGAGAAGCAAACCGGatcaacaacaaatatgcaaTCAAATCCGAGATCATTCTGGCACCTTTGTGAGCGCCATTAATTGGAAGTTGGACTTTGTCGCGGATGTGGAAGCTGCAGAAGCTCATGCGGTCAGAATTGGCCCGGAATTTGCAGTGCTATCTGGCTGTTCTCGAGTTCTTGTTAATTCAGACTCGTCTGAGGTGGTTCAGGCCCTGACTGCTGCCACTCGTCCTCTAGGTGCAGCTGCTGCCATCTATGAAGATTGCTTCAGCATGCTTGAAGACCTGATCCAATTCGACATATCCCATTGCTATCGCGAAACGAACGCAGTTGCTCATGAGCTTGCCCACATGGTGAAGCATCAAAACCTATTAGATCCTGGTTTAATTCCCCCCTACTAGCATTGTACCTCTCCTTACTGAGGATGTGACCTTTATTTCTAGCTAATAAATAGCAAGAACAACATGGTCGGTATCAAAATAGATCAAGAAACCAAGGAACGAATTAGAAGACTCTCATGAAGAAAGAGGTAGCACATATAGCAATAGAGAGGAAGAAACCATCATAGAAGAAAATTACAATTAGCAGACAAGTAAAATGCAGTGTAAAAAGGCCCAATTAATTCTTCGATCAGTGGCGAAGACTACTTATCCTAGTAGTATATGTAGAGCTACTGTGTGACTACATGCATGGATCACCAATTAGGCATGAAGTATATCATCCACGCAAGGAGTGTAGACGAAGGACGAGTCATGCGTGGGTGCCCTGTCAGGTAAATGATGCAAGCCAGTTGGGTGGATTGAGCCCAAATACTGCATCATGGAACTAGCCAAGTAGTAAGCGAATCCCTGGAAACGGCTGCCCAATAAAAGGATTTCCTTGTGAGGATGATATCCCAAAAGGTCGACGCCAGAGTAACAGTTGGCGAAACCACTGTTGTTGCCGGCATCAACGACGACATGGTCGTCGGAGTTTGGCCTGGACGCGAGCCGAGACGAGCCTGGCTCGGGCCGAGCTCGCCGAAAACCCGAAGATTGCGAGTCGAGCCTGGCTCGGCCCGAAACCGTTTCAGGCCTGAATCTGATGCTCGGCTCGGGCCTGGTTGAAGCTCGGGCCGAGCCTGGGAGCTCGACGAGCCCAGTACAAATTGTGTCCAGAACATGCAGTTTTGGATCCTGAAGAAGGAATTGGACCATTTTGTAAGCACAAATCACCGTAGAACCTCAAAAACGTGTAAATACATGATGCAGATCATTGTAGAACATCAAAAACTTGTAAATACATGACGCAGATCAATGCAGAACATGCAGATCAACCACAAAATGACAGCATACATGAAATTGACAGCATACATGAATACAGCCATACAGGATACAACAGGCTCACAACAAAGAGGGACATCAAATCACAGGCTCACAACAACACAATTTCACAGTTCAAATAGGTTCAACGACGGTCGACGGCAAGCCATACATGATACACGACAGGTTCACAGTTCAAATAGGTTCAACGAGTAGACAACGACAGTCAACGGCATACAAACAGCACAAAGTCGTACACAGCAACACAAGTACACAGTTCACATCCACAAAATAAGAGTTGTTCATAAAATCGTTGACGAATGACGACGCGTCGACACCCAGCTGCCACACTTCACATCCAGCAGACCACCACACCTTGTAGCCATGAAATCTGCCACACTTCACAGCCACCACACGGCCACTCCTGTAATCAAGTTATGAGATTTATTAGACATGAAAGATTAAAATCGAGATGCATACTTGTAATTATCATTATAAGACATGAAAATGTATACTTACTAGTACTAATAGTTGCAGTCTGCCACACTAGTAGGCAGTGTTATCTTCTCCACATCCTCCACCTCATCTTCCTCTCGTTCCTACATTTATACAAGTTAGCCATGGAGCTTATAAATGGAAATGGAATCAGCAgcagaaataaaagagaaagagtttgTACCACCAAATTAAAGTCCCTATGGGTGCCCTTGATATAGCTTGCGGCACACACCAAGGCCTCAACCATGTAAGGTTTCAGCGAGCTCCTAAAGTCATCTAGAACCCTTCCACCAGTGCTGAAAGTTGATTCAGAGGAGACAGAACTGGCTGGGACCGTTAAAAACCTTCTAGCCATGATCGCTAACACATGATGTCTATGTCCATTCAACTTCCACCACCCAAGGACATCAAACTTAGGATCCATTGGTTCATTTGCATCATCCATATAGTTTCTAAGTGAACTTTTGGATGGTTGTGCGGAAGTGGCACTCAAGAAAGCCGCAAACTCAGATTGAATCTGCTAGTGGCATCGAACTACTTGCCATGGAAGAAGCATTAGATGTTGAGACACCAGCCCGCTGTGAAGTTTGCTTGGTTAGGGCATCAAACTTTTCATATAAGGTCTCCAACTCAATCTTGAAGTCCATTAACTCAGTTTTAGCCTTGTCCTCATCATAAATCTGCTGAAAGCACCATTGCACATATTTCATTGGATCTAGGAAGGTGGCAATGACCATCACATTACTTGTGTCTTCTTAATATTTGTTGAACTTCTCCATCATTTTCTGCCCCATATTATTGTAAAGCTGATTTTGATGAACCATGGCTTTTCTCAATTCTTTCTTGATACTCACAATGTGGGGATAGAATATGTTTGAGGTGGGGTATGATGTTGCTGAAAATGCAGTAGTAACACAAGCAAATGCATACAACAAAGGCTCAATAAGCTTAAACAAATCACATTCTTGCTTGGAAGGCTCCCACTTGTAGTTGGCATCTGAAATTGCATATGATTTCATTGCTTGCCTATATGGATAAGCAACATTGATCATCTTGTAGGTTGAACTCCACCGCGTGCAAACATCCAAACACAAATGTTTTCCTATCTCAAGTCCTAAGACCTTGCAAATCTCAGTGAACTTGTGTAGCCGAGCAGGAGACTTCTTGAAATACTTTACAGTCTCTCTCAAATTGCTAACCAAGTTTGCCATACATGTTGCCCCATCCTGCACCACAAGGTTGATGATGTGAGCGCAACACCTCACATGGAAATACTTGGCATCAAAAGATGTCCCTCTTCTAACATCAAACATTGCCATCAGATCTCTAACCGCCCCATCATTGTTTGATGCATTGTCAAGTGTGATGGAAATTATCTTCTTCTCTAGCTTCCATTTAGCCACACACTCAAACACTGCATCAGCAATGACGTGTCCAGTGTGAGGTGGGTCTAATTCCGTCAAGGACAGCACACGGGTCTGCATTTTCCAATCTTTATCTATATAGTGTGCCACCACACATATATATGATATGGTCTGATTGCTTGTCCACAAATCTGTGGTAAGGATTATGTAAGCGACATGCTTCAACTCAGCCTTAAGTATCTCCTTTTCATCCTTGTACACCCTCAAGCATTCAGCTCTTATTGCCTTCCTGCCAATTTGCTTATAGAGTGGGTTCATGTACTTCATCAAAACATTGAACCACTCATGCTCAACCATTCTGAAAGAGTAGTCATGAGCAGCAATCATCTTAGCAATCAGCTCCTTGACAGTAGCCTGATCAAACCCATTAGTTGGGACCTGCAAAGGAAGACCAGAACTACCACTAATTGGTTGGAATTCAAGGCGTGATTGTATACTTAATCTCTGAAGGTTGGCCTTGATTGCGGTACAAGATCTCTTATGCCTCAAAAGGTGAGAAGTGCTTGAACCTTGATGGTACGTTAGCAAATTAGCGCAATACCTACACCTTGCTTTCATCTCCTCCACGTTTGGATCATCAACTGATGGCACCATTATCTTCTTAAAGTACAGCCAACATTTAGACAACTCCTTGGATTTGGTAGTTTTCACCCCTCCACATCTcccctttctcttctttttctttccatctTCTGAGCTAAGATCCACAACTTCTTGTTCTACTTCATCGGCTGCTTCAGAACCCCCTATACCATCCTCAGACATGTCAATGTCATCATCAAAATCAAATGAGTTGTCCTCTGACTTATCTTGTTCCATATCAGTATCAGGTTGCTGGATCTCTTCCTCACATTGCTGGCCCTCTTCCACATCCTcttcctgttatttttttcttgacaatTTCTCATACGGCCGTAGCAAAAAGCAAATAAGAGCAAACAACAGGAAACAACAGCAAAGATTGACTATACACAAAGGGCAGTAAATTGACAATTATATACACTAACAGCAGTAAATCTCACTAACTTTATGTACACTAACAGCAGTAAATCTCACTAACTTTAGATACACTAAAAACAGCAAATCTCACTAACTTTATATACACTAGCAACATTAAATCTCACTAAATTTCATACACACATCAGTAAATCTCACTAAACCTCGCTAAATTTCATTCATGCAATCCAAGTTTTCATACAAACCATGAGCAattgaacagaaaaaaaagtttagcCCACTAACCATTGACAAATTGGATGAAGCTTTGGTTTTGATCTTGGAGATGCAGCCCGTTGATGTTTCTACACCAGCTGCGACGACCTTGCGGTTGCGTGCAGGTGCAaggagaggccgaggaggaggggctCGACGACGCTGCCCCGGCTTGTCGGTGAGGACAATGGCGGGTTGGATTTCGAccgcgccatcgccgccgcgacgccgctGGCGACCGTCGTCTTTGTCTTCCCCGTCGGTGCCTTCGTGCCCTTCATCTTGCCCTTGTCCTTCAAAATCGAGGACAAAGACCTCTCACGGCCGTCACCCGATTCATCATCGTCCATCTCCATCAAGAGAGCGGGAGCGGGGTCGCGTGCAACCttgggcggaggcggcggcgtccagggcagagaaggcggcgggcggcggcggttagGGCAAAGGCGGTGGGTGGCGGAGGCTAGGGCAGAGGGGAACGAGAGAGAGGGCTCAAATGGGAACGAGAGACGGAGAGAGGGCACGACTCGGGGTCTTCTTCGACTAGGGCAAGGAATGGACTCACTGGGCCGGCCGACAACGTTTCTGGCCTGTTAATTTTTCGGGCTTTTTCGAGCAGCCCGAGCCGAGCCTGGGCTCGGCCCGACAACGAAACGAGCCCATTTCTGCAGTTCGGCCCGGGCTTGGTAAACTAGCAGGCCGAGCCCGAACCCGTCCGAGCCTTACCGAGCCGAGCCCGAGCCCAGAAGCTCGGCCCGAACGTCCAGGCCGAGTCAGAGTCCCATTCGGAGTTTGGCGGTCTTGTATCCTCTGAAACGGGGTCCAAGAGCCAGGAACTGGCATCGTTTCCTTGGTAATCCATTGCCGAAGCAAGGCCTGCTGCTGGCTCGCGTAATATCCACACCCGAAGCTGGTACTCCTGGAGAAGGGTGTAGTAGACGCCGTGCTCCGATTTCCCCAGATACCCGTACGCTACGATAAGATAGTCGTAGCCACTAAGTGGATCAGGCCTCACGATGGTGTCCAGCCTTGGGGCTTTGATCGCCAGATATTGCCCCTCCTCCGGCAACAGCCTCATGACGAAGCCACCACGGTGATGGACGTAGATTGCCCCCCGCCAGCACACGGCGCTACACGACGGCACCGGCCGCTGGTCCTTCCACACGTCTGACACGGCAACCACCGTgctgccgcgcgcgccgccttgGGATCGGGTGAAGCGCCGTTCTTCCCACGCGCCGGTCCTCGACGAGAAGGCTTCCACTCCGTACGACTCCGGCGGCCATTCCGTCGAACCCACCGTGGTAAGCTCGCGCTCGTAGCTTTCCCTCACCGACGGCGGCAGGTCCGCGAGAGGAGCGCAAGACGGCTTGGGCCTCGCAGGCGCCTCAGGGAAGCAGAGCACGTCGTAGTGGAGCGAGACGGTGGGGTCGAACAAGAGGCACAGACGGCGCGCCGGAGGGTGGAAGCGTTGTTGCgcggaagaaggcggcggcggcagcgtggCCCAGCGGCGCGTCGCGGGGTTGCAGACGTAGATGGCGGCCCGTTGCGGTGGTCCAGGACGCGCGAGGTCTGGCACCTCCAACGTTCGGGCAGGAACCGGAGCGCGGCGTCGACCGgcgctcggccgccgccgccgcagcgggaAGAAGCTGTGGTCGTACTTGTCGGCGTGGTTGAAGAAGACGCCGCGCGGGGGGCGCCGCGGCAGGAGGTGCGCGGACGCGAGGAGAAGCCCGCGGGAGTCCACGACGGCGCGCCAGCACTTGCAGACGCTCCGGCACGCGGCGAGGCTGCGCACCGGGACGCTGTGGAGGACGTGGGCGAGCACATCGTCGGGAAGTAGATCCATGCCGTCTTCGGCTGCTACTGTTTTGGTTCAAGCGCGTCGTCCGTCGTCCGTGCGTCCGTGGGCCACATAAGTAGCAAAAGGCCGGCCCGTTACCGTTGGACTCACTTTCCGTTACAGAACGATCCGGATTGTCCATAAAATTAAAACAATGCCGATTCTGGCTCAaacgaattttttttatagattATAGTTTCAAAATGTGGGGAGCTATTTGGCGGAGCACCTCCAACACAGAAGTTGGTGGAGGATACAGACATCCCATTTTTGGGTTGTCcggtttttattttatttttatttttttctttctttgatgACTTTTCATTTAAATTACCCCATTAAACTATGAAAACAAGTTAGAATACCGTACGGCAGTTTAAACTTGACTCAGGTTTTTTCCTAATGTGACGCCACGTCACCTCTCCATGTCAGCTCGGCCTCACCTTATCGCAACCGATCCATTTTTGGTCCAAAATTTCTTAGAATGTAAGTAACCGTTTATAATTTTCTGTAAGTTCATTTTTCATGGTACTTCTAAATTTCAGTCCAAAATTTTCCAATATAGTAACTATACGATTTTTTTGTAATTCTTTCAAATATTTCCGGGCACTTCCAAATTTCAAGATTATTATTTCAAACCATTTGTCCAAATGAGCTAAAAAATTTACCAGAATAGTAAggatacattttttttttgtaatttttcaaATATTCTAAGCACTTACAAATTCCAGTCCAAATTTGAGATTCAAACTTAACAAGCCATTTATTCTCGAACCATTTGTCCAAATGCGATGAAAATTTCTCCAATAGTAAGGATGCCATCtatgatttttcaaaaaaagataTCTGGGCACTTTCAAATTTAAGTCCAAAAATTTTCTGGATAGAAAATGGGCTGGGTTGAGATGTAGTGGGGTATTTTAGCTTGCTTTTAGCGGGTACTGCAAGATAAGTCCACATTGCCTCTCCTAAACTTGTATCAAAGTTTAAATTACAACTCTCAACTACACTTTGTTTTAAATTTCCCCCATAAACTATGAAAACATGTTATAATACCCACCTCAGTCGGTGACTAGTTTGGCTCCTAGTTTGACTGGTTTGTCCACGTGCATATGTTATCCCCTTTTTCCATCCACCATACGTGCAACGGCTACCGATATTGAGAGATGGTTATGGTCatttgaaaactgaaaacacTGAAAATAGCAACGAGTCAAGTGATAATAATGTTAGGAGTATATATGATTTTTCTAAATTGCTACTTCccctgatccatattaattgttgaaatattacatgtctttagacgctttttggtatagatacattcatatttgggaaaatttgagacaattaacatggatcggagggagtatatgatttttCAAGGAGGAACAACGCCTTACTAAGACGACATtatttcctctctttttttcagagtgagtttttttttatatgtgtgtgtgtttttcttttttcctctttA includes:
- the LOC100839006 gene encoding zinc finger BED domain-containing protein RICESLEEPER 2-like isoform X1 yields the protein MEEDVEEGQQCEEEIQQPDTDMEQDKSEDNSFDFDDDIDMSEDGIGGSEAADEVEQEVVDLSSEDGKKKKRKGRCGGVKTTKSKELSKCWLYFKKIMVPSVDDPNVEEMKARCRYCANLLTYHQGSSTSHLLRHKRSCTAIKANLQRLSIQSRLEFQPISGSSGLPLQVPTNGFDQATVKELIAKMIAAHDYSFRMVEHEWFNVLMKYMNPLYKQIGRKAIRAECLRVYKDEKEILKAELKHVAYIILTTDLWTSNQTISYICVVAHYIDKDWKMQTRVLSLTELDPPHTGHVIADAVFECVAKWKLEKKIISITLDNASNNDGAVRDLMAMFDVRRGTSFDAKYFHVRCCAHIINLVVQDGATCMANLVSNLRETVKYFKKSPARLHKFTEICKVLGLEIGKHLCLDVCTRWSSTYKMINVAYPYRQAMKSYAISDANYKWEPSKQECDLFKLIEPLLYAFACVTTAFSATSYPTSNIFYPHIVSIKKELRKAMVHQNQLYNNMGQKMMEKFNKY
- the LOC100839006 gene encoding zinc finger BED domain-containing protein RICESLEEPER 2-like isoform X2 produces the protein MEQDKSEDNSFDFDDDIDMSEDGIGGSEAADEVEQEVVDLSSEDGKKKKRKGRCGGVKTTKSKELSKCWLYFKKIMVPSVDDPNVEEMKARCRYCANLLTYHQGSSTSHLLRHKRSCTAIKANLQRLSIQSRLEFQPISGSSGLPLQVPTNGFDQATVKELIAKMIAAHDYSFRMVEHEWFNVLMKYMNPLYKQIGRKAIRAECLRVYKDEKEILKAELKHVAYIILTTDLWTSNQTISYICVVAHYIDKDWKMQTRVLSLTELDPPHTGHVIADAVFECVAKWKLEKKIISITLDNASNNDGAVRDLMAMFDVRRGTSFDAKYFHVRCCAHIINLVVQDGATCMANLVSNLRETVKYFKKSPARLHKFTEICKVLGLEIGKHLCLDVCTRWSSTYKMINVAYPYRQAMKSYAISDANYKWEPSKQECDLFKLIEPLLYAFACVTTAFSATSYPTSNIFYPHIVSIKKELRKAMVHQNQLYNNMGQKMMEKFNKY